A window from Desulfomicrobium macestii encodes these proteins:
- a CDS encoding D-glycero-alpha-D-manno-heptose-1,7-bisphosphate 7-phosphatase, whose amino-acid sequence MDTILLDRDGTLIEERHYLSDPALVALIPGVAAPMRRLAGLGCRFYLASNQSGIGRGLFSEDDYRRVHARLVELLLAEGIVLGGAAHCPHSPEDECGCRKPRTGLWRELAANFSLSPEKTVMIGDKVADIRFGQAIGCAETVLVLTGHGLDAARKLGLDAPGAPLQRCVTGPDRPTWLARDLGCYLEHLVQKKEHVHAHRI is encoded by the coding sequence ATGGACACCATACTCCTCGACCGCGACGGAACCCTGATTGAAGAGCGCCACTACCTGAGCGATCCCGCCCTGGTCGCGCTCATTCCGGGCGTGGCCGCCCCCATGCGCAGGCTGGCAGGGCTCGGCTGCCGCTTCTACCTGGCCAGCAACCAGAGCGGCATCGGGCGCGGGCTGTTCAGCGAAGACGACTACCGCCGGGTGCACGCGCGCCTGGTGGAACTGCTGCTGGCCGAAGGGATCGTCCTTGGCGGCGCCGCCCACTGCCCCCACTCTCCGGAAGACGAATGCGGATGCCGCAAGCCGCGCACCGGACTCTGGCGGGAACTGGCGGCGAACTTCAGCCTGTCTCCCGAAAAAACGGTCATGATCGGAGACAAGGTTGCCGACATCCGCTTCGGGCAGGCCATCGGCTGCGCCGAAACGGTGCTGGTCCTGACCGGACATGGCCTTGACGCCGCCCGGAAGCTTGGCCTCGATGCACCCGGAGCCCCGCTGCAGCGCTGCGTCACCGGACCGGACCGGCCGACTTGGCTGGCGCGCGACCTTGGCTGCTATCTGGAGCATCTTGTGCAAAAAAAGGAACATGTGCATGCACATCGGATTTGA
- a CDS encoding ABC transporter ATP-binding protein, protein MKPVLDVTAVSMNFGGLRALNEVQLAVHSGEIVALIGPNGAGKTTFFNCITSIYEPTEGEVWFTPRNGARTKVNGLKPNLVTELGMARTFQNIRLFKNMSVLENVMIARHCRTKTGIWGALLRSPAVLREEKEIVDRSYELLKYMGLHKFYKELACNLPYGAQRRLEIARALATDPTLLLLDEPAAGMNPQETETLKHLVFKIRDEMDMAILLIEHDMSMVMSLSDRIYVMEYGCLIASGTPSEISSDPRVIKAYLGEEAHA, encoded by the coding sequence ATGAAACCGGTACTCGACGTCACGGCTGTGTCCATGAATTTTGGAGGCCTGCGCGCTTTGAACGAAGTGCAGCTTGCGGTTCATTCGGGAGAGATCGTCGCGCTCATAGGCCCCAACGGGGCGGGCAAGACCACCTTCTTCAACTGCATCACAAGCATCTACGAACCGACCGAAGGCGAAGTCTGGTTCACGCCCAGGAATGGGGCGCGGACCAAGGTGAACGGCCTCAAGCCCAATCTGGTCACGGAACTCGGCATGGCCCGGACTTTCCAGAACATCCGGCTTTTCAAGAACATGAGCGTGCTTGAAAACGTCATGATCGCCCGCCACTGCCGGACCAAGACCGGCATCTGGGGAGCGCTTCTGCGTTCACCCGCAGTGCTTCGCGAGGAAAAGGAGATCGTGGATCGGAGCTACGAGCTGCTCAAATATATGGGATTGCACAAGTTCTACAAGGAACTGGCATGCAATCTGCCCTATGGCGCCCAGCGCCGCCTTGAAATCGCCCGTGCCCTGGCCACCGACCCGACGCTTTTGCTGCTCGATGAACCCGCCGCGGGCATGAATCCGCAGGAAACCGAGACGCTCAAGCATCTGGTTTTCAAGATCCGGGACGAGATGGATATGGCCATCCTGCTCATCGAGCACGACATGAGCATGGTCATGAGCCTCTCGGATCGCATTTACGTCATGGAGTACGGCTGTCTCATCGCCAGCGGCACTCCGTCCGAGATCAGCAGCGATCCTCGGGTCATCAAAGCCTACCTCGGGGAGGAAGCGCATGCTTGA
- the ccsA gene encoding cytochrome c biogenesis protein CcsA, with protein sequence MFRIYPKILTIFACVSMALMAVGQYAIWFHAPEELTMGLVQKIFYFHLPLAWWSFVAFFGVCAASVMVLWTGREQWDVLAGVLAEIGVLFSGLALVTGSLWGRAAWNTWWTWDPRLSTTLVMWFVYAGYLVLRSADVGGTKGAKVRAVLGIVAFLDVPLVFLSARLWRSIHPAVLASRGGGLEPEMWTAVWINVLAWGAMFGTLVLARYHGAGLKRRVEAALIGIQEKTLQ encoded by the coding sequence ATGTTTCGCATCTATCCAAAAATACTCACGATTTTTGCCTGCGTTAGCATGGCGCTGATGGCGGTTGGACAATACGCCATCTGGTTCCATGCCCCCGAGGAACTGACCATGGGGCTGGTGCAGAAGATCTTCTATTTTCATTTGCCCCTGGCGTGGTGGTCGTTTGTGGCCTTTTTCGGTGTGTGCGCCGCAAGCGTCATGGTGCTGTGGACCGGACGGGAGCAATGGGACGTTCTGGCCGGAGTGCTGGCCGAGATCGGGGTGCTTTTCAGCGGCTTGGCCCTGGTCACCGGCTCCCTCTGGGGCAGAGCGGCCTGGAATACCTGGTGGACCTGGGATCCGCGTCTCTCGACGACGCTGGTGATGTGGTTCGTGTACGCCGGTTATCTGGTTCTTCGTTCCGCCGACGTGGGAGGGACCAAGGGCGCGAAGGTGCGGGCGGTGCTCGGGATCGTGGCCTTTTTGGATGTTCCGCTGGTTTTTTTGTCCGCCAGGCTTTGGCGGTCCATTCATCCGGCCGTGCTCGCCTCCAGGGGCGGTGGACTTGAGCCGGAGATGTGGACGGCCGTGTGGATCAATGTCCTGGCCTGGGGAGCGATGTTCGGGACTCTTGTCCTGGCGCGCTATCACGGCGCCGGTCTGAAGCGGCGCGTCGAGGCGGCCCTGATCGGCATTCAGGAAAAGACCTTGCAATAA
- a CDS encoding branched-chain amino acid ABC transporter substrate-binding protein, which yields MKRFSGLVIAACLTLLTSTAFGADTVKIGVAGAHTGDLASYGLPTVNAAKLVAKDINAKGGIDGKQIELLIQDEECKPEKATNAATKLVSDGAVVVLGHICSGATKAALPIYTEAKIVTMSPSATNPELTQSGQYPTFFRTIASDDAQAMLGVNFAIDKLGAKKIAVLHDKGDYGKGYAEYAQKFIQEGGKAEVVLFEGVTPGAVDYSAVVQKVRQAGADTVMFGGYHPEASKIVSQLKKKRVNVKFISDDGVKDDTFIKVAGADAEGVYASGPQDVSGLEMNKAAKAAHMAEFGSEPGAFFDAAYAAMQALVNAIDKADSTDADKIMEKLRTETVDTTVGTIKFDARGDAEGVGFSMYQVQGGAYVELK from the coding sequence ATGAAACGTTTTTCTGGTCTCGTGATCGCGGCGTGCCTGACTTTGCTGACCAGTACGGCATTTGGTGCCGATACCGTGAAGATCGGCGTGGCGGGAGCCCACACCGGCGATCTGGCCTCCTATGGCCTGCCGACGGTCAATGCCGCCAAGCTCGTGGCAAAGGACATCAACGCCAAGGGCGGCATCGACGGCAAGCAGATCGAACTTTTGATCCAGGACGAAGAGTGCAAGCCTGAAAAGGCGACCAACGCGGCCACCAAGCTCGTTTCCGACGGTGCTGTAGTCGTGCTTGGGCACATCTGTTCCGGTGCCACCAAGGCTGCCCTGCCCATCTACACCGAAGCCAAGATCGTGACCATGTCCCCCTCGGCCACCAATCCTGAGTTGACCCAGAGCGGCCAGTACCCCACTTTCTTCCGCACCATCGCTTCCGATGACGCCCAGGCCATGCTCGGCGTCAACTTCGCCATCGACAAGCTGGGCGCCAAGAAGATCGCCGTCCTGCATGACAAGGGCGATTACGGCAAGGGTTATGCCGAGTACGCACAGAAGTTCATCCAGGAAGGCGGCAAGGCCGAAGTCGTCCTGTTCGAAGGCGTGACCCCCGGCGCGGTGGATTACTCCGCCGTTGTCCAGAAGGTTCGTCAGGCCGGCGCGGACACCGTCATGTTCGGCGGCTACCATCCTGAAGCCTCCAAGATTGTTTCCCAGCTGAAGAAGAAGCGCGTCAACGTGAAGTTCATCTCCGACGACGGCGTCAAGGATGACACCTTCATCAAGGTCGCGGGCGCCGACGCCGAAGGCGTTTACGCTTCCGGTCCCCAGGACGTCAGCGGCCTGGAAATGAACAAGGCCGCCAAGGCTGCCCACATGGCAGAATTCGGCTCCGAGCCCGGCGCGTTCTTTGATGCCGCCTATGCGGCCATGCAGGCCCTGGTCAACGCCATCGACAAGGCCGACTCCACCGACGCCGACAAGATCATGGAAAAGCTTCGCACCGAGACCGTGGACACCACCGTCGGTACGATCAAGTTTGACGCCCGCGGCGATGCCGAAGGCGTTGGCTTCTCCATGTATCAGGTACAGGGCGGCGCTTACGTGGAATTGAAGTAG
- a CDS encoding branched-chain amino acid ABC transporter permease, whose protein sequence is MDWQYFTELFLGGLTRGSIYALIAIGYTMVYGIIELINFAHGEVYMLGAFVGLIIAGVLGIMGFPAPAILVIAAVVAIIYCAGYGYTMEKIAYKPLRGAGRLSPLISAIGMSLFLQNYIILAQTSDFLPFPRLIPDFDFIEPIAHVFGSSDFVIVVTSAFSMAGLTAFIKYTKMGKAMRATAQNRKMAMLLGVDSDKVISITFILGSSLAALGGVLIASHVGMVNFAIGFLAGIKAFTAAVLGGIGSIPGAMLGGLFLGLSESFATGYISSDYEDVFAFTLLVVFLIFRPSGIMGKAKVEKV, encoded by the coding sequence ATGGACTGGCAATATTTCACGGAACTTTTTTTGGGCGGATTGACCAGGGGAAGCATCTACGCTCTCATCGCCATCGGCTACACCATGGTCTACGGCATCATCGAGCTCATCAACTTCGCCCACGGCGAAGTATACATGCTCGGCGCCTTCGTGGGTCTGATCATCGCCGGAGTGCTTGGGATCATGGGGTTTCCCGCGCCCGCCATTCTGGTCATCGCCGCAGTGGTGGCGATCATCTACTGCGCGGGGTACGGCTACACCATGGAGAAGATCGCCTACAAGCCCCTGCGCGGGGCCGGTCGTCTCTCTCCGCTCATTTCCGCCATCGGCATGTCCCTGTTCCTGCAGAACTACATCATCCTGGCTCAGACTTCCGACTTTCTGCCGTTTCCGCGCCTGATCCCGGATTTTGATTTCATCGAGCCCATAGCCCACGTTTTCGGATCCTCGGACTTCGTCATCGTTGTCACCAGTGCGTTTTCAATGGCCGGTCTGACGGCGTTCATCAAGTACACCAAGATGGGCAAGGCCATGCGCGCCACGGCCCAGAACCGCAAGATGGCCATGCTGCTCGGAGTGGATTCGGACAAGGTCATCTCCATCACCTTCATCCTCGGTTCGTCTCTTGCCGCCCTCGGCGGCGTGCTCATCGCCTCGCATGTGGGCATGGTCAATTTCGCCATCGGATTTCTCGCAGGCATCAAGGCCTTCACGGCCGCTGTTCTGGGCGGCATCGGATCCATCCCCGGCGCCATGCTCGGCGGCCTCTTTCTGGGTCTGTCCGAGAGTTTCGCCACCGGCTATATTTCAAGCGACTACGAAGACGTCTTTGCCTTCACCCTGCTGGTGGTCTTTCTGATCTTCCGGCCGTCGGGTATCATGGGCAAGGCCAAGGTGGAGAAAGTATGA
- a CDS encoding ABC transporter permease subunit: MNELKKSIMVSLWFMFLTFPLMVIRVNTIEKTVIWRWENMALIGIGSFVLSFVWRWAIRRKEAGDAVAASGEKKSGKLAELANNPALTNSFRAFFLVVFLVTPWLVTTYQTNILISFLLYVVLGLGLNIIVGVAGLLFLGHAAFYAIGAYSYALLNQYFGLGFWVALPLGGVIAALAGIALAFPVLRLRGDYLAIVTLGFGEIVRLVLENWSDLTGGPSGVSNIPRPGLFDVKLSVADANIYIYYIVLVLAIITIIAVTRLKDSRIGRALQALREDEIACEAMGIDRVGVKVMAFGLGTAWAGFAGVIFAAKTTFINPASFTFFESAIILSIVVLGGMGSNLGVILGSAFLVLLPEYLRAFSEYRMILFASAMVLMMVFRPQGLIPAKGRSYTVDDPELNAANGGRI, encoded by the coding sequence ATGAACGAGTTGAAAAAATCCATCATGGTCAGCCTGTGGTTCATGTTCCTGACCTTTCCCCTCATGGTTATCCGCGTCAATACCATTGAAAAAACGGTGATCTGGCGCTGGGAGAACATGGCCTTGATTGGCATCGGCAGCTTTGTGCTGTCCTTTGTGTGGCGCTGGGCCATCCGGCGCAAGGAGGCCGGTGACGCGGTGGCCGCGTCCGGAGAGAAGAAGAGCGGCAAATTGGCGGAGCTGGCCAACAACCCGGCACTGACCAATTCGTTTCGAGCTTTTTTTCTGGTCGTCTTTCTGGTTACCCCCTGGCTTGTGACCACCTACCAGACCAATATCCTCATCTCCTTTTTGCTTTACGTCGTGCTCGGGCTCGGCCTGAACATCATCGTCGGCGTGGCCGGCCTGCTGTTTCTTGGCCATGCGGCCTTCTACGCCATCGGCGCCTATTCCTACGCACTTCTGAATCAGTATTTCGGTCTTGGCTTCTGGGTCGCCCTGCCTCTGGGCGGCGTGATCGCGGCCCTGGCCGGTATTGCATTGGCATTTCCGGTGCTGCGACTGCGCGGAGACTATCTGGCCATCGTCACCCTCGGTTTCGGCGAGATAGTGCGCCTGGTGCTTGAGAACTGGAGCGATCTGACAGGCGGCCCTTCGGGGGTCTCGAACATCCCGCGTCCGGGCCTTTTTGACGTGAAGCTCTCTGTTGCGGATGCAAACATCTATATTTACTATATTGTACTGGTTCTTGCCATTATCACCATCATTGCCGTGACCCGCCTCAAGGATTCGCGCATCGGTCGTGCCCTGCAGGCCCTGCGTGAAGACGAGATCGCCTGCGAAGCGATGGGCATCGACCGCGTCGGCGTGAAGGTCATGGCATTCGGCCTGGGCACTGCCTGGGCCGGATTCGCGGGTGTCATCTTCGCGGCCAAGACCACCTTCATCAACCCCGCGAGTTTCACCTTTTTCGAATCGGCCATCATTTTGTCCATTGTCGTTCTGGGCGGGATGGGTTCAAACCTCGGGGTCATTCTCGGTTCCGCCTTTCTGGTGCTTCTGCCGGAATATCTGCGCGCCTTTTCCGAATACCGCATGATCCTTTTTGCCTCCGCCATGGTGCTCATGATGGTCTTTCGGCCTCAGGGCCTCATTCCGGCCAAGGGGCGCTCCTACACGGTGGACGATCCTGAATTGAACGCGGCCAATGGAGGACGTATCTAG
- a CDS encoding cytochrome c maturation protein CcmE, translating into MSTAKNQKWVYLAAVLLVGAGVGYLLFSGLSQNSVYFLNVSEALAMPAEKLSQARLFGTVAEKGVDHDPSAMGVSFFALDKDDPSKAIRVHYQGAVPDTFKPGVEVILEGSFTADTRVFEATTLLTKCPSKYEKNEKGQMRPPGFAG; encoded by the coding sequence ATGAGTACCGCAAAAAATCAGAAATGGGTCTACCTCGCCGCCGTCCTGCTCGTCGGGGCCGGGGTGGGCTATCTTCTCTTCAGTGGCCTGTCCCAGAATTCCGTCTATTTCCTGAATGTTTCCGAGGCCCTGGCCATGCCTGCCGAAAAGCTGTCCCAGGCGAGGCTTTTCGGTACGGTGGCAGAGAAGGGCGTGGATCATGACCCTTCGGCCATGGGCGTGTCCTTTTTCGCCCTGGACAAGGATGATCCGAGCAAGGCCATTCGCGTCCACTACCAGGGGGCCGTGCCCGATACGTTTAAACCCGGCGTCGAGGTTATCCTCGAAGGATCGTTCACGGCCGACACCCGGGTGTTCGAGGCCACCACGCTGCTGACCAAATGTCCTTCCAAATACGAAAAGAATGAAAAGGGCCAGATGCGTCCCCCCGGATTTGCAGGCTAG
- a CDS encoding heme exporter protein CcmB produces the protein MIASSLAIARKDLRLAFAGGQGPVQAVLLGLLLVFIFSLSAAPGDRFSAQQAMAIFWLCSSFGVVLIFSLLFRFEEENDTATALLLSPLPVQGLWLGKTLAGLLLLLLCQVFFFPAALVFLGLDPGENLPGLILMVLAVDVGLCVLGGLIGAMGQGQGAKDALLTIIVFPLQVPLLLGGIRIGVGLMQGASMAGVSDWFGLVLAFDAVFAGAALFLFPHVFRGE, from the coding sequence GTGATCGCATCTTCACTGGCCATCGCGCGCAAGGATCTGCGCCTGGCCTTCGCCGGGGGGCAGGGGCCGGTGCAGGCGGTGCTGCTCGGACTCCTGCTGGTATTCATCTTCAGCCTTTCGGCCGCCCCGGGCGACCGTTTTTCCGCCCAGCAGGCCATGGCCATCTTCTGGCTGTGCAGTTCCTTCGGGGTGGTCCTGATTTTTTCCCTGCTTTTTCGTTTCGAGGAAGAGAACGACACGGCCACGGCCCTGCTCCTTTCCCCTCTGCCAGTGCAGGGACTGTGGTTGGGCAAGACCCTGGCGGGGCTTCTTTTGCTTTTGTTGTGTCAGGTGTTCTTTTTTCCGGCGGCTCTCGTCTTTTTGGGCCTTGACCCCGGCGAAAACCTGCCCGGGCTCATACTCATGGTGCTGGCCGTGGACGTCGGCCTGTGCGTGCTTGGCGGGCTCATCGGGGCCATGGGGCAGGGGCAGGGAGCCAAGGACGCGCTTTTGACCATCATCGTTTTTCCGTTGCAGGTGCCGCTGCTGCTCGGCGGAATCCGTATCGGGGTCGGGCTGATGCAAGGCGCGTCAATGGCCGGAGTCTCGGATTGGTTCGGACTTGTCTTGGCGTTCGACGCAGTTTTTGCGGGCGCGGCACTTTTTCTGTTCCCTCATGTCTTCAGAGGGGAATAA
- a CDS encoding ABC transporter ATP-binding protein: protein MLELKNVCTFYGNIQALHGISMHIDKGEIVSLIGANGAGKSTTLMSICGGVPPRSGEILFEGQPIHQVKADRIVRMGISQVPEGRLIFPEMTVMENLDLGAFLRNDKVGIAQDLEYVFTLFPILAERRKQLGGTLSGGEQQMLAISRALMARPRLLLLDEPSLGLAPIIIAQIFDIIRKVNESGTTVFLVEQNANQALKIAHRAYVMENGRITLEDSGAALLSNEDVKKAYLGI from the coding sequence ATGCTTGAACTCAAGAACGTCTGCACATTCTATGGAAACATCCAGGCCCTGCACGGGATTTCCATGCACATCGACAAGGGGGAGATCGTTTCCCTGATCGGTGCCAACGGCGCGGGCAAGAGCACCACGCTCATGTCCATCTGCGGCGGGGTTCCGCCCCGAAGCGGCGAAATCCTGTTCGAGGGCCAGCCCATCCATCAGGTCAAGGCGGACAGGATCGTGCGCATGGGCATATCGCAGGTGCCTGAAGGGCGGCTCATATTCCCGGAAATGACGGTCATGGAGAACCTGGACCTGGGGGCCTTCCTGCGCAACGACAAGGTCGGCATCGCCCAGGATCTGGAATATGTCTTCACGCTCTTTCCCATTCTGGCCGAGCGACGCAAGCAGCTCGGCGGCACCCTGTCCGGCGGCGAGCAGCAGATGCTGGCCATTTCCCGCGCGCTCATGGCCCGGCCCAGACTGCTGCTGCTGGACGAACCCTCTCTTGGACTCGCGCCGATCATCATCGCTCAAATTTTCGACATCATTCGCAAGGTCAACGAATCGGGGACCACGGTCTTTCTGGTCGAACAGAACGCCAATCAGGCGCTCAAGATCGCTCACAGGGCCTATGTCATGGAAAACGGCCGCATAACGCTTGAAGACTCGGGCGCGGCCCTGCTCTCCAACGAGGATGTCAAAAAGGCTTATCTGGGGATCTAG
- a CDS encoding tetratricopeptide repeat protein, which produces METNNAFPQTARRRALFFLLACLGVMLFAAVSFRVENPSIVQHEEPRGMPGGGGMEQMGGDMAAVSSMMKKLQENPEDVQAMRALGMSFMDMQAWDKAMSFWDMLLERDGNDVMALNQKGFCLFELEKYAEAAELFERMLTIEQKNFHAHYNLGVIYKHYLSEPDKAAVHFQAVIDAAPDDPALIENAKRELESK; this is translated from the coding sequence ATGGAAACGAATAACGCTTTTCCCCAGACTGCCCGGCGCCGGGCGCTTTTCTTCCTGCTGGCTTGCCTTGGCGTAATGCTCTTCGCGGCGGTGAGCTTCAGGGTGGAAAACCCTTCCATCGTGCAGCATGAAGAACCCCGGGGGATGCCCGGCGGCGGGGGCATGGAGCAGATGGGTGGAGACATGGCCGCTGTTTCCTCCATGATGAAGAAACTGCAGGAAAACCCGGAAGACGTCCAAGCCATGCGCGCCCTTGGCATGTCTTTCATGGACATGCAGGCCTGGGACAAGGCGATGTCTTTCTGGGACATGCTCCTTGAGCGGGACGGGAATGACGTCATGGCCCTCAACCAGAAGGGCTTCTGCTTGTTCGAGCTGGAAAAATACGCCGAGGCCGCGGAACTTTTCGAGCGCATGCTGACCATCGAGCAGAAGAATTTTCACGCCCACTACAATCTGGGCGTCATCTACAAACATTACTTGTCGGAACCCGACAAGGCCGCCGTCCATTTTCAGGCCGTCATCGACGCCGCCCCCGATGATCCCGCTCTGATCGAAAACGCCAAGCGGGAACTCGAAAGCAAGTAA
- a CDS encoding heme lyase CcmF/NrfE family subunit: MHAISFTALLLSMLAAVGLTATAGMKALKDDFDTVALLEKGQILLTIVVLAVSAVLVQALVVRDFSYVYVRDYTDTFLPLFYAVTAFWAGQNGSFLFWYLCVAVMGWCMIYTPGYSRLDNRTKVFFWILFFLVEIFFLYALTGPSNPFMKLDPVPAEGRGLNPLLQNPGMIFHPPLLFLGYAGYTIPFCLALASRLSGNSREWLELCRNWNIVAWIFLTSGIILGAWWSYMELGWGGYWAWDPVENASLIPWLAGTAFIHTAIVGRTRKSLLRTNVFMVALTFLLCFFATFVVRSGMIDSLHAFGGSRMGIPLLVFMVATLVLTFYVCLVQRKDDSAHIDDFASRPGMLFLASWLFLCLGGIVFLGVLWPVLSSMWSANPVGLDAGFYNKVCLPLFAVLAFIMSICPWFSQKSGISDKAALGLVLGAGAGSAVIMFVMGYSQPLALFSAASGFMMIVSIALYFVRNKGARAFLPSLGAYGVHLGVALMVVGVAFSGPYKVEAEAVLTKGQSMTVGSYEVMFHELTHDHDNPAMDTHAALLTVTRGGKDVGSLAPEKRLYRNFEQSTFAEVSVIPSLGEEIYATLLGFNEEGAVSLKVSVNPLVNWIWIGGTLSCLIAFLCWRKIERR, from the coding sequence ATGCACGCCATCAGTTTCACCGCACTACTCTTGAGCATGCTGGCCGCCGTGGGCTTGACCGCGACGGCCGGGATGAAGGCCCTCAAAGACGATTTCGACACCGTAGCCCTGCTTGAAAAGGGGCAGATCCTGCTGACCATCGTGGTTTTGGCGGTTTCCGCCGTCCTGGTGCAGGCCTTGGTGGTCCGTGATTTCTCATATGTCTATGTCCGGGATTACACGGACACCTTTCTGCCCCTTTTCTACGCCGTAACGGCATTCTGGGCCGGTCAGAACGGATCCTTCCTGTTCTGGTACCTGTGCGTGGCCGTCATGGGTTGGTGCATGATCTACACCCCCGGATATTCCCGGCTGGACAACAGGACCAAGGTTTTCTTCTGGATTCTCTTTTTCCTGGTCGAGATCTTTTTCCTTTACGCCCTGACCGGCCCGAGCAACCCCTTCATGAAGCTTGATCCCGTTCCGGCTGAAGGCCGGGGTCTCAACCCTCTTTTGCAGAATCCGGGCATGATCTTTCATCCCCCGCTTCTTTTCCTGGGCTACGCCGGCTACACCATCCCATTTTGCCTGGCCCTGGCCTCCCGCCTCTCGGGCAATAGCCGCGAGTGGCTTGAATTGTGCCGCAACTGGAACATCGTGGCCTGGATATTCCTGACCTCGGGCATCATCCTCGGAGCCTGGTGGTCCTACATGGAGCTTGGCTGGGGCGGCTACTGGGCCTGGGATCCGGTCGAGAACGCGTCGCTCATCCCCTGGCTGGCCGGAACCGCCTTCATCCACACCGCCATTGTCGGCCGCACGCGCAAATCGCTGCTGCGGACCAACGTGTTCATGGTCGCCCTGACCTTCCTGCTCTGCTTTTTCGCCACTTTCGTGGTTCGCAGCGGCATGATCGATTCCCTGCACGCCTTCGGCGGCAGTCGCATGGGCATCCCGCTTCTGGTATTCATGGTCGCCACGCTGGTGCTGACCTTCTATGTCTGTCTGGTCCAGCGCAAGGACGACTCCGCGCACATCGATGACTTCGCCAGTCGTCCGGGCATGCTCTTCCTGGCTTCCTGGCTGTTTTTGTGCCTGGGCGGCATCGTCTTCCTGGGCGTGCTCTGGCCGGTTCTGAGCAGCATGTGGAGCGCAAATCCGGTGGGTCTTGATGCGGGCTTTTACAACAAGGTCTGTCTGCCGCTGTTTGCCGTGCTGGCCTTTATCATGTCCATCTGTCCATGGTTTTCGCAAAAAAGCGGGATCAGTGACAAGGCGGCCCTGGGGCTGGTTCTGGGTGCCGGTGCAGGATCGGCGGTGATCATGTTCGTCATGGGCTACTCGCAGCCGCTGGCTCTTTTTTCGGCCGCTTCGGGATTCATGATGATCGTCTCCATTGCCCTGTATTTTGTCCGCAACAAGGGCGCGCGGGCCTTCCTGCCGTCCTTGGGCGCGTACGGCGTGCACCTTGGCGTGGCGCTGATGGTCGTGGGCGTGGCCTTTTCCGGGCCCTACAAGGTGGAGGCGGAGGCCGTACTGACCAAGGGACAGTCCATGACCGTGGGCTCGTACGAGGTCATGTTTCATGAACTGACCCACGATCACGACAATCCGGCCATGGATACCCACGCGGCCCTGTTGACCGTGACCCGGGGCGGCAAGGATGTGGGGAGCCTGGCACCTGAGAAACGGCTGTACCGCAACTTCGAACAGTCGACCTTCGCCGAGGTCTCGGTCATCCCGTCTCTTGGCGAGGAAATATATGCCACGCTGCTCGGTTTCAACGAAGAGGGCGCGGTCAGCCTGAAGGTGAGCGTCAACCCGCTGGTCAACTGGATCTGGATCGGCGGCACCCTGTCCTGCCTGATCGCGTTTCTGTGCTGGAGAAAGATCGAGCGCCGATGA
- the ccmA gene encoding heme ABC exporter ATP-binding protein CcmA, with protein sequence MMSSGSLLTLRGVSHFFGSRLIFKGVSCELAPGSIMLVAGPNGAGKTTLLKIMAGLTPPRAGTVERKVKDRAMAFMGHQTFVYPALTALGNLEFWNSVYGRGLGDAALLALLDRVGLKGFALESAGTFSRGMAQRLSLARVLLVEPAIVFLDEPSTGLDTASQALLHAELEAARTRGAGIVWISHDLDRDLGRADTVLSLGGRGMSYFGPVHGFVPEGP encoded by the coding sequence ATGATGAGTTCAGGTTCCCTGCTAACCTTGCGCGGCGTCAGCCATTTCTTTGGCTCCCGGCTGATCTTCAAGGGGGTGTCCTGCGAACTGGCGCCGGGCAGCATAATGCTCGTGGCCGGACCCAACGGCGCGGGCAAAACCACCCTCCTGAAGATCATGGCCGGTCTGACCCCGCCCCGTGCGGGCACGGTGGAGCGCAAGGTCAAGGATCGGGCCATGGCCTTCATGGGGCATCAGACCTTTGTCTATCCGGCGCTCACTGCCCTGGGCAATCTCGAATTCTGGAACAGCGTCTACGGGCGCGGACTTGGCGACGCGGCCCTGCTCGCTCTTTTGGACCGGGTCGGCCTCAAGGGCTTCGCCCTGGAGTCGGCGGGCACGTTTTCCAGGGGCATGGCCCAGCGCCTGTCCCTGGCGCGAGTCCTTCTTGTCGAGCCTGCGATTGTGTTTCTGGATGAGCCTTCAACCGGCCTTGATACGGCTTCCCAGGCGTTGCTGCATGCCGAGTTGGAGGCCGCAAGGACCCGGGGCGCAGGAATAGTCTGGATATCCCACGACCTGGACCGGGATCTTGGCCGCGCGGATACGGTCCTCTCGCTTGGCGGTCGCGGCATGAGCTATTTCGGCCCGGTGCACGGGTTCGTCCCGGAGGGACCGTGA
- a CDS encoding CcmD family protein produces the protein MNYLFIANVCIWLGVGGYVLFLARQHSVLERRVRQLEIIDGNE, from the coding sequence ATGAATTACCTTTTTATCGCCAATGTGTGCATCTGGCTGGGCGTGGGCGGTTACGTCCTGTTCCTGGCCCGGCAGCACAGTGTTTTGGAACGCCGCGTACGGCAACTGGAGATCATTGATGGAAACGAATAA